AGCATTTTACAAGCTCTTATTAGGTTCTGTTGCCCCTCTTAAAACctaaaacaacatttttgctaatgtacacacttaaaaaaaagatggttcttcaatatgtttttttttaggaaagacaatggttctgagtagaaccataaacacttcGTGATGCATTTGCATACttaaaaagttctttgcatagtgaagtGGCTCTTTAGATTGAcggagagtgtgttgtatatggttctatgtagcacctttCTGAAAAGCATTCGATACAGCACCAAAATATTCTtgtgttgttacaagcttgacatcgtaacaatagcagaaccctttttgatgctccatagaaccatatacaacacattgtccatcaatccgaagaaccattttaccatgcaatgAACTTTTTAAGCAAATGGGTCTTTACGTGTTCATGATTCTACATGGAAtgattgtctttactaaaggaccttCTTTTTCATGAACCTTGAAGAACTATATTTTTAAGGAGTGTAAGCTGTTGTAAAAAAATGCAGTTCTTGCGATGTGAAAATTGCTCTGTCTTAAATTGTGATTTAGATTTAAAAACGATTCATTGTTCAGCCCAGGTAGCTAGAAAGAAACCAAGTCGTTCTCTCTGGAATGAATATGGTTAGAGGGGACAGGGTCCACTATAAAGACACTATTTAAATAAAGGGGTCAGATcactaaaaatgtatgtattgagTCAGAATTGAGTACTTGTGAAGCTCAAGATGTTAAATCTGTTATACAATATTCATATCAGTCGTGTAAACAAACATGTCAAATGTGTCTAAATGTGTGTAACGTGCAGCGTAATTCTGCAGACTCGTCTTTAGACTTATTCAGAAGTAATTCTGACAATCATCCACAACTTGTTTTGAAACATAAGCTACTGATAagacagtgtgagagtgagtgtgagagtgagtgagagtgagtgtgtgagtgagtgtgtgagtgagtgtgtgagtgagtgtgtgagtgagtgtgtgagtgagtgtgtgagtgtgagtgagtgtgtgagtgagtgtgtgagtgagtgagtgtgtgagtgagtgtgtgagtgggtgtgtgagtgggtgtgtgagtgggtgtgtgagtgggtgagtatatgtatatgtgtatgtatgcattcCCTTTAGACATATAGGTTTATTGAGTgagtatatgtgtatgtatgcattcCCTTTAGACATATAGGTTTATTATTATGCAGGTTGTTGGGTTGCATCCTTACTCTCTGATGTCTGATGTGCTTGGATGGCATGATGATATTGCTGAGAGCACCATTCACATACTCTTATATGGTGTCTGATAATGTATTAGTCTGACGGTTGAATATTTCGTAtattctttaaataaataagtaattcTGACAGTCATCCACAACTTGTTTTGATACATAAGCTACtgatgagacattttaccagtCATTTATTGTGTTCCAGGTTAGCAGAGGAGATGCACATGCCCTGTCTTCCGGAGATGCTATTTGGAGACAACGTTCTGCGCATTCAGCACACTGATGGGTTCGGCATTGAATTCAATGCCATCGATGCTCTCAAACGTGTTAACAACGCACAGGACATGGTGAAAGTGGCTTGTGCTCAGGAGTGGCAGGAAAGCAGGTGGGTGACATGGTATTAACGAAACATCCAGACACTTGAGAATTAGGGTTTTTGATCTCCAGGAATCTGTAATCACAAATTCACTTAAATTCAGCCGACTCTCGCAATGTTAGTGCTTTCAcaacatttacactgtattaGAATATTTATATATCTTGTATGTGTATTTCTGAAGTTTCTTGTATCTCGGAGGTAcaaattgttttgtattgttcttCCCTTGTTTTATTAGGAACTAACTGGGctacatttaaaacaagttaaaGAAATGTATCAGGCTCCTAATTATTACAGATGTCTACAGTTTTATTGGAAATTCTTTGCTCtcctcaaaataaaaaagtgcaaatactgaaaaaaaagactGCATTTCAGTCACAAAATTCTGGTGCCGGTCTTGTAACATCCTTTAATTTTTCTGTTCCTGAATTCCGGCAGAGCTGATTCTGAACACAAAGAAGTGGTGAAGCGCTATGATTGGACGTATACGACAGATTACAGAGGGACATTACTCGGCGAAGACCTGCAGATCAAGGTTTTTTGGCGTATGATTGTCTGATGAATGTCCTGTGGCAGTGTGGAttagtataaaaatataaagctgACTTagtaattactgagtaattaGGGGTGTTAATTACTGAAACCATTCAGTgcaaaacaaaaccacaaattTTACTATGATTTGATTAATTTGGTAGAAATaagttatttttcaaaataagccaaaaacacatttacaattacagtgtttagcagatgctcttaatccagagcgacttacagaaAGTTCTTTGTCTACCTGGAGAAAGTAACTTCACTAGTTACAACTAGGGTAGAGAGAACGCTTATCCTGAGGTGTTGAGCGCTGCGGTAAATGTTACTGAAGGAACTATTTATAAAGCATAAAACAAAATTGATACAGTCGATTCACCACTTTCAGACCAATGAAACcattctgagagagagagaaatgttcTCTGTGTGTTACTCAGGTGACTCCAACAACAGAGCGGATAGACTTGGAGAAACTGAAGGCTCGAGAGCAGATCATGTTCTTTGAGGATGTGTTGCTGTTCGAGGACGAACTCCATGATCACGGCGTTTCCATGATCAGTGTTAAAATCGTGAGTGATGCCAGTTTCCACCCGTTTATTATGTTGATGGACTGTCTGTAATTATGCAAGAGAGAACACATGGCAGATATTCGTAAAATGTCCAGACCTAGAAGAGTCTGTCACCATAACCTGGAGAGGAAAGTGATGCTGATTgacattttgattggaaatttgTCTTGAATTCAGACTTTGGAGTTTTAAACTGCTGTGATGTCTGTTTCAGAGAGTGATGCCCACTAGTTTTTTTGTACTGCTGCGCTTCTTCCTGAGAGTGGATGGAGTGCTAATCCGGATCAATGACACACGACTCTATCATGAGGCAAGTAAAACTCTTCCAGCCATCAGAAGTGCTTGAGAAAAGTATGTAACTGTATAATCTGTTTTTAGCATTCTTACATTAAACTTTcattgggcagtcgtgggctggaggttagggaacttgccctgtgaccggaaggttgccggttcgatcccctgagccgacagcacatgactgaggtgtccttgagca
The DNA window shown above is from Pygocentrus nattereri isolate fPygNat1 chromosome 18, fPygNat1.pri, whole genome shotgun sequence and carries:
- the tiprl gene encoding TIP41-like protein, whose translation is MSTISHGFKSSKQDFTFGPWKVTAEKTHIMKSKDIERLAEEMHMPCLPEMLFGDNVLRIQHTDGFGIEFNAIDALKRVNNAQDMVKVACAQEWQESRADSEHKEVVKRYDWTYTTDYRGTLLGEDLQIKVTPTTERIDLEKLKAREQIMFFEDVLLFEDELHDHGVSMISVKIRVMPTSFFVLLRFFLRVDGVLIRINDTRLYHEGGKNYMLREFSTRESKVSALQHVPPAFYTDPNEIAQHLPLKLTECEKLEFPERETPAETANVPQ